A region from the Vulpes lagopus strain Blue_001 chromosome 5, ASM1834538v1, whole genome shotgun sequence genome encodes:
- the LOC121492058 gene encoding N-alpha-acetyltransferase 10-like, which produces MEEDPDDVPHGHITSLAVKRSHRRLGLAQKLMDQASRAMIENFNAKYVSLHVRKSNRAALHLYSNTLNFQISEVEPKYYADGEDAYAMKRDLTQMADELRRHLELKDKGRHVVLGAIENKVEGRGSSLPSSGDACRDERGLAADDSGGDSKDLSEVSETTESTDVKDSSEASDSAS; this is translated from the coding sequence ATGGAAGAGGACCCGGATGACGTGCCCCATGGACATATCACCTCCCTGGCTGTGAAACGTTCCCACCGGCGCCTTGGCCTGGCTCAGAAGCTGATGGACCAGGCCTCCCGAGCCATGATCGAGAACTTCAATGCCAAATACGTCTCCCTGCATGTCAGGAAGAGTAACCGGGCCGCCCTGCACCTCTATTCCAACACCCTCAACTTTCAGATCAGCGAAGTGGAGCCCAAGTACTACGCCGATGGGGAAGACGCGTACGCGATGAAGCGGGACCTCACCCAGATGGCTGACGAGCTGCGAAGGCATCTGGAGCTGAAGGACAAAGGCAGACACGTGGTGCTGGGCGCCATCGAGAACaaggtggagggcaggggcagctcGCTTCCGAGCTCTGGAGACGCCTGTCGTGACGAGAGAGGCCTGGCTGCTGACGATAGCGGGGGCGACAGCAAGGATCTCAGCGAGGTCAGCGAGACCACAGAGAGCACCGACGTCAAGGACAGCTCAGAGGCCTCTGACTCTGCCTCCTAG
- the LOC121492060 gene encoding carbonyl reductase [NADPH] 3-like yields MKKFVEDTSNEVHEREGWPNSAYGVSKLGVTVLSRILAWRLDEKRKVDRILLNACCPGWVKTDMGGPYGPRTVEEGAETPVYLALLPPDATEPHGQLVHDKVVLNW; encoded by the coding sequence ATGAAGAAGTTTGTGGAGGATACAAGCAATGAAGTGCATGAGAGGGAAGGCTGGCCCAACTCCGCGTATGGGGTGTCTAAGCTGGGGGTCACGGTCTTATCAAGAATCCTGGCCTGGCGTCTGGATGAGAAGAGGAAAGTTGACCGGATTCTGCTGAATGCATGCTGCCCAGGGTGGGTGAAGACGGACATGGGTGGGCCTTACGGCCCCAGGACTGTGGAGGAGGGAGCCGAGACCCCTGTCTACTTGGCTCTCCTGCCTCCAGACGCTACTGAGCCTCATGGCCAGCTAGTCCATGACAAAGTCGTCCTAAACTGGTGA